A window of Diabrotica virgifera virgifera chromosome 9, PGI_DIABVI_V3a contains these coding sequences:
- the LOC126891222 gene encoding GATA zinc finger domain-containing protein 15-like, with protein sequence MRCQETRSLVAQKLNTLNIKAPEKLIRIQSYDDLCLKTYIRGLPLSLQTNIRLRNPDSLEKAMCFVIEEENFLYSLQRGNNLNSQNSFRPSSRHTPTRNNNTNQTFIARNNFQQNRPNMRFPPYQYQNIRPQYQNNNFNPKNTFQPHQNHFRNFNNYNSNFNPRNFDNNNSNFRPRYFHNNNPNFQQRNVNNQPQNQNQYQPEPMDTNSRNTSLRSKPHFTSTQLFNQQINNDQIQFENPFENNNIPTDYEYPTQSSLPYSLPPYENNYETQSSPYQTQDNTNERSYHNPTQNVENVNFCMTQENYNPT encoded by the coding sequence ATGCGTTGCCAAGAAACACGTAGTTTAGTAGCACAAAAATTAAATACCCTTAATATTAAAGCACCAGAAAAATTAATTAGAATACAAAGTTACGATGACTTATGTTTAAAAACTTACATTAGAGGCTTACCCTTATCGTTACAAACAAATATTAGATTGAGAAACCCAGACAGTTTAGAGAAAGCTATGTGCTTCGTTATCGAAGAAGAGAATTTTCTATATTCGTTACAACGCGGAAATAATTTAAACTCACAAAATTCTTTTAGACCCTCATCGAGACATACTCCTACGAGAAACAATAATACTAATCAAACTTTTATTGCTAgaaataattttcaacaaaatcgcCCTAATATGAGATTTCCACCTTACCAATATCAAAATATCAGACCGcaataccagaataataattttaatccTAAAAATACTTTTCAACCACACCAAAATCATTTCCGAaatttcaataattataattctaACTTCAACCCAAGAAATTTCGACAATAATAATTCTAATTTTCGACCAAGATACTTCCATAATAATAATCCTAATTTTCAACAAAGAAATGttaataatcaacctcaaaatcaaaatcaataccAGCCAGAACCGATGGATACAAATTCACGAAATACTTCTTTAAGATCTAAACCACATTTTACTTCCACGcaattatttaatcaacaaattAATAACGATCAAATACAATTCGAAAATCcctttgaaaataataatattcccaCTGATTACGAATACCCGACTCAAAGTTCATTACCCTATTCATTACCGCCTTACGAGAACAATTATGAAACTCAATCCAGTCCTTATCAAACTCAAGACAACACAAATGAAAGATCATATCACAATCCAACTCA